The segment GTCGGCTCGAATCCGGCCTTCGCGCGCCGGTACATCGACAGCGCGGAGTTCGAAGTTGCAGCCGGGATGTCCGCGAGCGCACGCTCGACGGCGTCGATTTTGGCAATGGCGCCGGGTGCCAGCGGATCGTCAGCCTCCGCGAGCAGGATCGCGTATTCGCCGGAGCCGAACACTTTCTCGAACTCGCGCGTCGCGATCGCATCCGGATCGTCGGCAACGATCAGGCGGTCGATCGAATTGTCCTGGCCGACGCGCACCGCGTAGTAGACCGAAGGCACGAGCAGGACCGCATAGATCGCAAGGATCAGCCGGCTGCTGCGCAGGATTGCGTCGAACGCGCGCTGGAGGCGGCCGGTGTCGGGGTTGGCGTCGGTCCCAGGAAGACGCCCAGTGTCGTGATTCACGAAGTCTCCGTGTCGGGTGCGGCTGGATTGCACGAGCGCGGCCAGACGCCCGGGCTCCGTGTGGCTACCGCGTGTAGCACGATATCGATGAGATGCGCACTGTCACGCGCGGCTCGAGCTCCATGATCGTACTGCCGGGTGGGCTCAGGCGGGTGCCGCAGCCCGTAGCGCGTCCGTGAGGGTCGCCGTGATCGCGAGGTTCGGATGATGACCGCCGAAGCTCATGCGATCGAGGAGGCCGGCTGCCGCCGGTTGCAACTCGGTGATGACGACGCGGGTCCCGAGCGCTGCCGAGCGGCGTACGAATTCGCGCAGTGCGCTCTCGCCGCTGGTGTCGACCAGTGGAACCTCGCGCATGCGCAGCACGAAAACCGCCGGGGGCTGGTGCGCGGTGGCTTCGAGAAGATCGAGGAGGCGGCCCGACGCACCGAAAAACAGCGGCCCGCGCAGCTCGAATACCTCTACGCCGGGAGGCAGGTCCTCGCGGGCCACTGCGCCGATCTCGTCGTCGTCGTCGCCGTTTTCTTCGAACAGAACCGGTCCGCCTTCGACCGCCACGGCTTCCGCCATGCGATGCATGAACAACACCGACGCGAGCACGACGCCGACCTCGATCGCAACAGTCAGGTCGACGAGCACCGTGAGGCCGAACGTCAGCAGCAGGACCATGCGGTCTCCCGGCGGTGCGCCGAGCAGCCGGCGAAAGCGATGAAGCTCGCTCATGTTCCACGCGACCACGACGAGGACGGCCGCAAGGCACGCCAGTGGCACGTAAATCATCACCGGTGCGAGCGTCAGCATGAAGAGAAGGATGAACAGCGCGTGGAGCATGCCGGCAACCGGCGAGCGCGCACCGGAACGAACGTTCGTTGCGGTGCGCGCGATCGCGCCCGTCGCCGGAATTCCACCGAAGAACGCCGACGCCATGTTCGCGACGCCCTGGGCGACGAGCTCGCAGTTGGAACGGTGACGGCGTCCGGTCATGCCGTCGGCAACGACGGCCGAAAGCAGCGATTCGACGCCGGCAAGAAATGCGATCGTGAGCGCGCTCGGCATCAGATCGCGGATCCGTGCGATGGAAATGGCCGGCACGTGCGGCATCGGCAGCCCGGCGGCGATCGCGCCGAAGCGGGATCCGATCGTATCGACGGGAAGGCCGAAGACCGCCACGGCCACCGAACCTGCGATCACGGTCGCAAGGAAAGATGGAAAGCGCGGCCGGTAGCGCCTCGAGAAGAGGATCAGCGCGACGGCAACGACCGACACCGCGACGCTCCACGGATTGACCGACATGCGTGCCGACCAGAACGCCGACCACTTCTCGAGGAAGTCGGCGGGCACCTCGGTCATGCGAAGTCCGAACAGGTCGCGCACCTGGCTCGAGAAGATGATGACGGCGATCCCCGTCGTGAAACCGGTGACGACCGGATCGGGAATGTACTTGATCCACGTCCCCAGCCGCGCAAAGCCGGCGATCACCAGCAGCACGCCCGCGAGCAGCGTCGCCAGCACGAGGCCGTCGAAGCCATGCTTCGCAATCACGTTGAACACGACGACGACGAACGCGCCGGTCGGCCCGCCGATCTGCACGCGGCTTCCGCCGAGCGCGGAAATCAGGAAGCCGGCCACCACGGCGGTAAGCAGTCCCTTGTCCGGTGTGGTTCCCGACGCGATGCCGAGGGCCATCGCAAGCGGCAGCGCGATGATCGCAACCGTCAGGCCGGCAAGACAGTCGGCGCGAAAGTCCGCCGGCGAGTAGCCCTCGCCGAGGACGGTCACGAGCTTGGGAGTAAACGGTCGCCAACGCGACGCAGGCATCGGGCTGGCTATACGCCGCCGACGGGCAGGTCCAATTCGTCAGGTGTGCGGGCTGATTGCCCGCGAAAGACGCGCTTATTCGACGTCTTCGCCGAAATGGGCGCGCGCGATGCGGGCCTTGAGGTACTCGAGGGTTCCGAGATCTTCGATGATGTCGCCGCCGGTATCGTAAAAGAAGATCTCGCCGTCCTTGTTGCGACCGACGGCCACGAGCCATTCGAGCTCGTCGCGATCTTCCAGAAGGTAGTTGATGGCCTGCGAGACGCCCTTGCCGGGAATGATCGTGATCTTGGTTCGGGGGCCGGTCGCAGTCTTGGCAGCGGGTGTCTTCTTCTTCATCTCGGGCCCCCGTTCTCGTCGGGGTCGAGCCTAAGAGCAGGTCCGCATCATGTCAATTCCAGTGTGCATACTGTTTCGACGTGGAAGGTCTGGGGAAAAAGATCGATCGGCGCGACGCGTCCGATGCGGTATCCGGCGTCAATGAAAACGCGCGTGTCACGCGCCAGGGTCGCAGGATTGCAAGAAACATAGACCACGCGAGGGGCGCGCAGTGCGGCCGCTGTCCCGGCTGTCTCACGAAGTCCGCTGCGCGGTGGATCGACGAGCAGGACGTCGACCGGCCCTGTTGCCGTTCTCAGCCACTCCTCGGCCCGGGCGGCAGCAAAGCGGACGTTCCGCAGTCCGGCTTGTTTTGCAGCAGCGCGTCCCGCCTCGACGGCTGCTTCGTCCTCGTCGACCGCGAGCACGCGGCCGCTTCTGCCGGCAACCGCGAGTGAGAAATTGCCGGCGCCTGCATAAAGCTCGACCAGGTGCGCAGGCGGCTTCCCGGTGCACTCTTCGACGACGATGCGCACCAGATCGAGATTGGCGCCCGTGTTGAC is part of the Candidatus Limnocylindrales bacterium genome and harbors:
- the sulP gene encoding sulfate permease yields the protein MPASRWRPFTPKLVTVLGEGYSPADFRADCLAGLTVAIIALPLAMALGIASGTTPDKGLLTAVVAGFLISALGGSRVQIGGPTGAFVVVVFNVIAKHGFDGLVLATLLAGVLLVIAGFARLGTWIKYIPDPVVTGFTTGIAVIIFSSQVRDLFGLRMTEVPADFLEKWSAFWSARMSVNPWSVAVSVVAVALILFSRRYRPRFPSFLATVIAGSVAVAVFGLPVDTIGSRFGAIAAGLPMPHVPAISIARIRDLMPSALTIAFLAGVESLLSAVVADGMTGRRHRSNCELVAQGVANMASAFFGGIPATGAIARTATNVRSGARSPVAGMLHALFILLFMLTLAPVMIYVPLACLAAVLVVVAWNMSELHRFRRLLGAPPGDRMVLLLTFGLTVLVDLTVAIEVGVVLASVLFMHRMAEAVAVEGGPVLFEENGDDDDEIGAVAREDLPPGVEVFELRGPLFFGASGRLLDLLEATAHQPPAVFVLRMREVPLVDTSGESALREFVRRSAALGTRVVITELQPAAAGLLDRMSFGGHHPNLAITATLTDALRAAAPA